From one Peredibacter starrii genomic stretch:
- the hemB gene encoding porphobilinogen synthase gives MMLNRPRRNRQNEVIRSMVRETSLSPDNFIAPLFVIDGKNQNIPIKSMPGQSRLSIDELVKEVKELYSLGVKCVALFPAIDEKLKTPDAREAYNRDGLNFRSIRAVKEAVPGMLVMGDIALDPYSSDGHDGLVDPKTGEIMNDPTLEVLAKQALCEAEAGADIIGPSDMMDGRVGYIRMALDESSHQNKLIMSYTAKYASSFYGPFRDALDSAPKKGDKKTYQMDPANSTEALREAELDIAEGADILMVKPGLPYLDIIYRLKEMSTLPIAAYNISGEYAMLKAAAQNGWLDNDKAILETLTCFRRAGADIVLTYFAKEAARLLNK, from the coding sequence ATGATGCTCAATCGTCCTCGTAGAAATCGTCAAAATGAAGTTATTCGTTCCATGGTTCGTGAAACGAGTCTTTCTCCGGACAATTTTATTGCTCCACTTTTCGTGATCGATGGGAAAAATCAAAACATTCCTATTAAATCAATGCCAGGTCAGTCTCGTCTTTCAATCGATGAACTCGTGAAAGAAGTGAAGGAACTTTACTCTCTAGGAGTGAAGTGTGTGGCGCTTTTCCCGGCAATCGATGAGAAACTAAAAACTCCTGATGCTCGCGAAGCTTATAACCGTGATGGTCTAAATTTCCGTTCAATCCGTGCCGTTAAAGAGGCCGTTCCAGGAATGCTGGTGATGGGTGATATCGCCCTTGATCCTTATTCTTCAGACGGACATGATGGTCTGGTTGATCCAAAAACTGGCGAGATCATGAACGATCCAACTCTGGAAGTTCTGGCGAAGCAAGCTCTCTGCGAAGCTGAAGCTGGTGCAGATATCATCGGTCCATCAGACATGATGGATGGCCGTGTTGGTTATATCCGTATGGCACTTGATGAGTCTTCTCATCAGAATAAACTTATCATGAGCTATACCGCTAAATATGCTTCTAGCTTCTACGGTCCTTTCCGTGATGCACTTGATTCTGCTCCTAAGAAAGGTGATAAAAAAACTTATCAGATGGACCCAGCGAACTCGACGGAAGCTCTTCGTGAAGCGGAACTTGATATCGCCGAAGGTGCAGACATTCTGATGGTAAAACCAGGTCTACCTTATCTTGATATCATTTATCGTTTAAAAGAAATGAGCACACTTCCAATCGCCGCTTATAACATCTCAGGTGAGTATGCGATGCTTAAGGCCGCAGCTCAGAATGGATGGCTGGATAACGATAAAGCGATTCTTGAAACGCTTACTTGTTTCCGTCGCGCTGGTGCTGATATTGTTCTTACTTATTTTGCGAAAGAAGCAGCAAGGCTTTTAAATAAATGA
- a CDS encoding SufE family protein, with the protein MLERTTQVKERFLKFNDWEDRYKELIQLGRGLAAYPEDKRDEKYKVKGCQSQVWLYPEFKDGRVYFYADSDAVLVKGIVGLLVSVYSDATPDEILATKPEFLKEVGITEHLSMNRTNGLAAMMKQMQMYALVFKSMQKA; encoded by the coding sequence ATGCTAGAGAGAACCACTCAGGTTAAAGAACGTTTTCTTAAGTTTAACGACTGGGAAGACCGCTACAAAGAACTCATTCAATTAGGTCGCGGATTGGCCGCCTATCCAGAAGACAAGCGTGATGAAAAATACAAAGTGAAGGGATGTCAGTCACAAGTGTGGTTGTATCCAGAATTCAAAGATGGTCGCGTGTATTTTTATGCTGACTCTGATGCCGTATTAGTCAAAGGCATCGTGGGTCTTCTTGTGAGTGTGTACTCAGATGCTACTCCAGATGAAATCCTTGCCACTAAACCAGAATTTTTAAAAGAAGTGGGCATTACCGAGCATCTCTCTATGAACCGCACTAATGGTTTAGCGGCGATGATGAAGCAGATGCAGATGTATGCTCTTGTGTTTAAATCAATGCAGAAGGCCTAA
- the tmk gene encoding dTMP kinase — MKTQALNHIKSQYRNPETPGSFFLSLEGIEGSGKTTQIKEIEAYCQKKGLRVVTLREPGGTIFGEKLREAILKSESPLHPLAECHLFLASRAQLLKEKILPFLLEPKSVVILDRYIDSTLAYQGKARKLGYETVLTLHQYDPLNLLPHRTYFLDISLETSMERQKARGNEKDYFESEKNEFYQNLVDGYRDLSEIFPERIMKIDASKTPSEVTALIIKDLEKFLS; from the coding sequence GTGAAAACCCAAGCATTAAATCATATCAAGTCCCAATACCGTAACCCAGAGACTCCAGGAAGTTTTTTTCTTTCATTAGAAGGAATTGAAGGTTCTGGAAAAACCACTCAGATCAAAGAGATCGAGGCCTATTGCCAGAAGAAAGGTCTTCGTGTGGTGACTCTCCGTGAGCCGGGTGGAACTATCTTTGGCGAGAAGCTACGTGAGGCGATTTTAAAATCAGAATCTCCCCTTCACCCTCTGGCCGAGTGTCACTTGTTTCTCGCAAGCCGCGCTCAATTATTAAAAGAAAAAATTCTTCCTTTCTTACTCGAACCAAAATCAGTGGTGATTCTTGATCGCTATATTGATTCAACTCTTGCTTATCAAGGGAAGGCCCGTAAATTGGGTTACGAAACCGTACTCACTTTACACCAATATGATCCTCTGAATCTTCTTCCTCACCGCACTTATTTCCTCGATATTTCGCTTGAGACTTCAATGGAAAGACAAAAAGCACGCGGGAATGAAAAAGATTATTTTGAGAGCGAAAAAAATGAGTTTTATCAAAATCTCGTGGATGGATATCGTGATCTTTCGGAAATTTTCCCGGAAAGAATTATGAAAATCGACGCTTCAAAAACTCCATCTGAAGTAACGGCCCTTATCATTAAGGATCTGGAGAAATTTCTCTCATGA
- the ricT gene encoding regulatory iron-sulfur-containing complex subunit RicT, translated as MTNEQHVEEDKLPPTDTIISEDETSEMSDAELSEDKESREESRFKEGQILRFVRVRFPGNSRSFPFLIGKRRIEYGQKVVAMSDRGMAVGYVNSFPYEVPFNKSMLPVRSIAKVATDEDVVKDQEAYRQQKNAENICNDLIEQFKLDMQLTHVEFTSFGKKAVFYFIAPARVDFRDLVRDLVGKLKTRIELRQISVRDRSASIGGIGPCGRELCCSSFLTKYGNVGIKMAKNQDLTLNFSKLNGVCGQLKCCLQYEDDVYREKRARLPKEGDIITTHTNETGRVDRLHLLSEQFVMMTNRGVRKRYVVDLYKETLDKETANFPKEFDMITDETHKVVGLDEKEAKKIKAFESEIKTYKEKGKSFADGIFESLFGEKTLDYSLPAVAELESSKSRVKTPDEEEEIFYTPSEDEILPEDEEEDIVDHEPVRTRVDLIDRGSQSGRPDNRQSPQAPRGDNRGPRPQGQQNRGPRPQGQDNRGPRPQGPRQDNRGPRPQGQNNQNRPQGGGQQGQNQGRNRPPR; from the coding sequence ATGACCAATGAACAACACGTAGAAGAGGACAAGCTACCTCCTACGGATACAATAATTTCTGAAGATGAAACTTCAGAAATGTCAGACGCTGAACTGTCTGAAGATAAAGAGAGCCGAGAAGAAAGTAGATTCAAAGAAGGGCAGATCCTGCGCTTCGTCCGAGTCCGCTTCCCTGGGAACTCTCGATCATTCCCCTTCCTTATCGGTAAGAGAAGAATTGAGTATGGCCAGAAAGTTGTGGCCATGTCAGACCGTGGTATGGCGGTTGGCTACGTAAACTCATTCCCTTACGAAGTTCCCTTCAACAAAAGTATGCTTCCGGTTCGCAGTATCGCGAAAGTGGCGACTGATGAAGATGTGGTTAAAGACCAGGAAGCTTATCGTCAGCAAAAAAATGCTGAGAACATTTGTAACGATCTTATTGAGCAGTTCAAACTGGATATGCAGCTTACTCACGTGGAGTTCACTTCATTTGGTAAGAAGGCAGTTTTCTATTTCATCGCTCCGGCCCGCGTTGACTTCCGTGATCTTGTTAGAGATTTGGTTGGTAAACTAAAAACTCGTATCGAACTTCGTCAGATTTCTGTTCGTGACCGTTCTGCCTCAATTGGTGGTATCGGCCCATGCGGACGTGAACTTTGCTGTTCTTCATTCCTCACGAAATACGGAAACGTGGGCATTAAGATGGCGAAGAACCAGGATCTGACACTTAACTTCTCAAAACTCAACGGTGTATGTGGTCAGCTTAAGTGCTGTCTTCAGTACGAAGATGATGTTTATCGCGAGAAACGCGCGCGTCTTCCAAAAGAAGGCGACATTATTACCACTCACACAAATGAAACTGGTCGCGTAGATCGTCTTCACTTGTTGAGCGAACAATTTGTTATGATGACTAACCGTGGAGTGCGTAAGCGCTACGTGGTGGACCTTTATAAGGAAACTCTGGACAAGGAAACGGCAAACTTCCCGAAAGAGTTCGACATGATCACAGACGAAACTCATAAAGTAGTTGGTCTGGATGAGAAAGAAGCGAAGAAGATTAAGGCCTTCGAATCTGAGATCAAAACTTATAAAGAAAAAGGTAAGTCATTTGCTGATGGAATTTTCGAGTCCTTATTCGGAGAAAAAACTCTGGATTACTCTCTTCCTGCAGTGGCCGAACTTGAATCAAGTAAATCAAGAGTCAAAACACCGGATGAAGAAGAAGAAATCTTCTACACTCCGAGTGAAGACGAAATTCTTCCTGAAGATGAGGAAGAAGATATCGTGGATCATGAGCCAGTTAGAACCCGCGTGGATCTGATTGATCGTGGTTCGCAGTCAGGGCGACCTGATAATCGTCAGAGTCCGCAGGCACCAAGAGGTGACAATCGCGGTCCTCGCCCACAAGGCCAACAAAACCGTGGTCCTCGTCCGCAAGGACAGGACAATCGTGGCCCACGACCGCAAGGTCCTCGCCAAGATAACCGTGGCCCTCGCCCGCAAGGTCAAAACAACCAGAACCGTCCACAAGGTGGTGGACAACAAGGTCAGAATCAAGGAAGAAATCGACCGCCGAGATAA
- a CDS encoding exonuclease SbcCD subunit D, translated as MRILHTSDWHLGKRLFKLDRSPEHELFLNWLLSILREEKIDVLLIAGDIFDTPTPPHQSLEVFYNFLHRVSTETTTDTYIIAGNHDSGLLLEAPARLLSFHRVKIWGKLSTEIKDHWINITKGKESIDLCALPFFRSYELLPQGEGDALAVLKTYLEPQSKNPSILMLHHLAGVFEAAGSEQVISLSGVDSIPTEVMDRFDYVALGHIHKPQKVGKKSYYSGSPIPMRFSETQRKSVMIIDVKDSEFEIKTHQIPVFRDLFIVKADESTYLAKLKELIPSTELKGMVEVQLNLAAPRIGLIDEIKEVLDKKGLELLSFLPFYAAKDDAPKKHEKLFELSPLELFQEFYATKFPEEKEVPEDLKADFTELLEKVKHAPHSS; from the coding sequence ATGAGGATTCTTCACACATCGGACTGGCACCTTGGTAAAAGACTCTTTAAGCTCGATCGCTCACCAGAACACGAATTATTTTTAAATTGGCTCCTCTCGATCCTTCGAGAGGAGAAAATTGATGTTCTCCTGATTGCTGGAGACATCTTCGATACGCCAACTCCCCCACATCAAAGCTTGGAAGTTTTTTATAATTTCCTTCATAGGGTTTCGACGGAAACCACGACTGATACCTATATCATCGCTGGTAACCACGATTCTGGACTTCTTCTGGAAGCTCCAGCTCGATTACTTTCATTTCACCGAGTGAAAATTTGGGGAAAACTTTCAACTGAAATCAAAGATCATTGGATCAACATCACCAAGGGCAAGGAGAGCATTGATCTCTGCGCACTTCCATTTTTCCGCTCTTATGAATTACTTCCACAGGGCGAGGGTGATGCACTGGCCGTGCTTAAAACGTATCTTGAACCACAATCCAAAAATCCATCGATCCTGATGCTTCATCACCTTGCCGGTGTTTTTGAAGCTGCCGGGTCTGAGCAAGTGATCTCTCTTAGTGGTGTGGATTCAATTCCTACTGAGGTCATGGATCGATTTGATTATGTGGCGCTGGGACACATTCATAAACCACAAAAAGTCGGAAAGAAGAGTTACTACTCAGGCTCTCCTATTCCCATGCGCTTCTCTGAGACTCAAAGAAAGTCAGTGATGATCATTGATGTAAAAGACTCAGAGTTCGAGATTAAGACTCATCAGATTCCGGTCTTTCGAGATCTCTTCATCGTGAAAGCGGATGAATCAACCTATCTCGCAAAATTAAAAGAGCTCATTCCATCAACTGAATTAAAAGGCATGGTGGAAGTGCAGCTCAATCTCGCGGCCCCACGTATTGGGCTGATTGATGAGATTAAAGAAGTCCTGGATAAGAAGGGACTTGAGCTTTTATCGTTCCTTCCGTTTTATGCGGCCAAGGACGATGCTCCTAAAAAACATGAGAAGCTCTTTGAGCTCTCTCCCCTGGAACTTTTCCAGGAATTTTACGCCACCAAATTTCCGGAGGAAAAAGAAGTTCCCGAGGACCTTAAGGCCGATTTCACTGAACTCTTAGAGAAGGTTAAGCATGCGCCTCATTCGTCTTAG
- a CDS encoding SMC family ATPase has translation MRLIRLRVRNIASLKGEQEVNFQEIQSHSSLFAITGETGSGKSSILNSIGLALYGQIYKKNVTQLDVVTLGEKDGSIELIFQVKGKYYLADWRARVRKQNGEPYSTPQTPTRNLYTLEGPDFESAKNIATVNTTELLNLDFDQFCKCIILNQGEFAKFLTSSFTDRKEILEKLYPGEMLESMGRELKSEIDQLQKAKSDIEIEREALKGDGLTGDNLKEQKESLESELKILEGTFKHIEELDYHFVSLTSNHDKHGENNRKIETIKKEMSELTKSYNLLLKSGQEILEKKDLALKNLETRLPALQVLLTKEETLKNLEAQLKQLQVKALTHANVIEKLTQDSKIIDEKEVSLNSKLETTEKEFNFSLNDLRGLRKELEEAFDLFADKEVKDEEMKGIKLRLQEIELQGKETKKESEGLSEKLKAFPADLKSLESQIENKKKDLQKDLEKKQRAEVALESLKKAIIEINQEKEVSDRRIETLLALIKKTELELIPIETTLKLQEVLSASLICVDHALTSSKESCPVCEQFVPHKRLEELKANLTKTDLKEIETRGRELNLLLLKSREEERILSEKKNTLTIQTEMRQKEMTEHTVEAAKTLPSLESLDKELADIKKQVWDFDNLQKEHLKLETELKKSREQYGALKLDLQKKEQVLAVTQEKLSVLESKTKNLVTEFNKDNIRDLKKDLRLLASYLEAEAELQKCRQEKEHISLQLKDKTFEKTQLEVELKRLSEEASILKTTLQTELQGKLAKDLIQELNAVAKKAQEDWAQQEQNQRKQELQLKEFQSRMYELDKLTKDYDLHFSQELHQIREKAKTLSISEETLATLIGHLANLSLTLESEKVLFIPISESLKTQKDHYKNAVNECRMKFASVRARLEDWEKLQDKILLLNLKAKDIQEKLDRRGRLSEVLGKDELRTFVLSLVEENLIEQTNQELQKLCQGRYEILHQSRRMKLTPEFYIMDKFREGNLRKVSTLSGGETFMVSLAMALGLAEMTRGQAEIDSLFIDEGFGTLDQESLEDVLDMLQQIQTRGLMVGIISHIKSLTSAIPVNLVLSKKQDGTSSVSIKMN, from the coding sequence ATGCGCCTCATTCGTCTTAGAGTTCGAAACATCGCCTCACTTAAGGGTGAGCAGGAAGTAAATTTCCAGGAGATTCAGTCTCACAGTTCGCTGTTTGCCATCACCGGTGAAACGGGTTCCGGCAAATCTTCTATTTTAAATTCAATTGGCCTTGCTCTCTATGGGCAGATCTATAAAAAGAACGTCACACAACTAGACGTGGTCACTCTGGGCGAGAAAGATGGTTCGATTGAACTCATTTTTCAAGTTAAGGGCAAATACTATCTGGCTGACTGGCGTGCACGAGTAAGAAAACAAAATGGTGAGCCCTATTCGACTCCACAGACTCCAACACGAAACCTTTACACGTTAGAAGGTCCGGATTTTGAGAGTGCTAAAAACATTGCCACGGTTAATACCACTGAACTTCTAAATCTCGACTTCGATCAGTTCTGTAAGTGCATCATCTTAAACCAAGGTGAGTTTGCAAAGTTTCTCACAAGTTCATTTACCGACCGTAAGGAAATTCTGGAGAAGCTTTATCCAGGTGAAATGCTCGAAAGCATGGGCAGAGAACTAAAATCGGAAATTGATCAGCTTCAGAAGGCCAAGAGTGACATCGAAATCGAACGTGAGGCCCTGAAAGGTGACGGGCTTACCGGAGATAATTTAAAAGAACAGAAGGAATCCCTGGAATCTGAATTAAAGATTCTCGAAGGGACCTTTAAACATATTGAAGAGCTGGACTATCACTTTGTAAGTCTTACTTCTAATCATGATAAACATGGTGAGAACAATCGCAAGATTGAGACCATTAAAAAAGAGATGTCGGAACTCACCAAGAGCTACAACCTTCTCTTAAAATCTGGTCAAGAGATTCTGGAAAAAAAGGACCTGGCACTTAAAAATCTGGAGACAAGACTTCCCGCCCTTCAGGTGCTTCTGACCAAGGAAGAAACTCTCAAGAATCTAGAAGCGCAATTAAAGCAGCTTCAAGTTAAGGCCCTGACCCATGCAAATGTAATTGAAAAGCTAACTCAAGATTCAAAAATCATTGATGAGAAAGAAGTAAGTCTTAATTCAAAATTAGAGACCACTGAAAAAGAGTTTAACTTCTCTCTAAATGACCTCCGAGGACTTCGGAAAGAATTAGAAGAGGCCTTTGATCTATTCGCTGACAAAGAAGTTAAAGACGAAGAGATGAAGGGCATAAAACTGCGGCTTCAGGAAATTGAACTTCAAGGCAAAGAGACCAAAAAAGAATCTGAAGGCCTAAGTGAAAAACTAAAAGCTTTTCCAGCTGATCTAAAGTCACTTGAGTCTCAAATAGAAAACAAAAAGAAAGACCTTCAAAAAGACCTGGAAAAGAAACAACGGGCCGAAGTGGCACTAGAATCACTAAAAAAGGCCATAATTGAAATTAACCAGGAAAAGGAAGTCTCTGATCGTCGCATCGAAACTCTCCTTGCCCTCATAAAGAAAACAGAATTAGAACTCATTCCAATTGAAACCACCTTGAAGCTTCAGGAAGTTCTTTCGGCAAGTCTCATCTGTGTGGATCACGCTCTTACCTCTTCCAAAGAAAGCTGTCCGGTGTGTGAACAATTTGTTCCACATAAGCGTCTGGAAGAGCTCAAGGCCAACCTCACAAAAACGGATCTTAAAGAAATCGAAACGAGAGGTCGTGAGCTTAATCTCCTTCTTCTCAAGAGCCGTGAAGAAGAAAGAATTCTGTCTGAGAAGAAGAACACACTTACGATTCAGACTGAAATGCGCCAGAAAGAAATGACTGAACACACTGTGGAAGCGGCCAAAACGCTACCTTCACTTGAATCTTTGGATAAGGAACTGGCCGATATTAAGAAGCAGGTTTGGGATTTCGATAATCTTCAAAAAGAGCATCTTAAACTAGAAACAGAACTTAAGAAGTCTCGTGAGCAATATGGCGCTTTAAAGCTTGATCTTCAGAAGAAAGAACAAGTTCTTGCCGTGACTCAAGAAAAACTCAGCGTTCTTGAAAGCAAAACTAAGAATCTCGTAACTGAATTCAATAAGGACAATATTCGCGACCTTAAAAAGGATCTTCGTCTACTCGCCTCATACCTTGAAGCAGAGGCCGAACTTCAAAAGTGTCGTCAGGAAAAAGAACATATTTCTCTTCAGCTTAAAGATAAGACTTTTGAGAAAACTCAACTCGAAGTGGAGCTTAAGCGCCTGAGTGAAGAGGCCTCCATTCTCAAAACGACTCTCCAAACTGAACTTCAAGGGAAACTTGCCAAGGACCTGATTCAGGAGCTGAATGCAGTTGCCAAGAAAGCGCAGGAAGACTGGGCCCAGCAAGAGCAAAATCAGCGTAAGCAGGAACTTCAATTAAAAGAATTCCAGAGTCGTATGTATGAGCTGGATAAGCTCACAAAAGACTATGACCTTCATTTCTCGCAGGAGCTGCATCAGATTCGTGAGAAGGCCAAGACACTTAGTATCTCTGAAGAGACCCTCGCCACCCTGATTGGTCACCTGGCAAACTTAAGTCTCACCCTCGAAAGCGAGAAGGTTCTTTTCATCCCGATTTCTGAGAGTCTTAAAACTCAAAAAGATCATTATAAAAACGCCGTTAACGAATGCCGCATGAAGTTTGCCAGTGTGCGTGCGCGACTTGAAGACTGGGAAAAGCTTCAGGACAAAATCCTTCTTCTGAATCTTAAAGCTAAAGACATTCAGGAAAAGCTCGATCGTCGTGGGCGCTTGAGTGAAGTCTTAGGTAAAGATGAACTCCGTACGTTTGTGCTCTCTCTCGTTGAAGAGAATTTGATCGAACAAACCAATCAGGAACTTCAAAAACTATGTCAGGGCCGTTACGAGATCCTGCATCAGTCACGCCGTATGAAACTCACTCCAGAGTTTTATATTATGGATAAGTTCCGCGAAGGAAATCTCAGAAAGGTCTCCACTCTCTCTGGTGGTGAGACCTTTATGGTGTCACTTGCCATGGCATTGGGCCTGGCCGAAATGACTCGTGGCCAAGCAGAGATTGATTCACTCTTTATCGATGAAGGCTTCGGTACTCTTGATCAGGAATCTCTTGAAGACGTACTCGATATGCTTCAACAAATTCAGACTCGCGGACTCATGGTAGGCATTATCTCTCACATTAAGTCACTTACGAGCGCCATTCCAGTGAATCTTGTCTTGAGTAAGAAGCAAGATGGAACATCATCTGTTTCGATTAAGATGAATTAA
- a CDS encoding CAP domain-containing protein: MKILILSLFFLVACKTPTTNDFNPLDSYLNISTGGLSSLGAMGAEYMDIVNVNRGNLGLPAFIDSDAIEAEATKHAENMAKGLTPFGTSGNEERCARIKTAMGQGVSCGEMVARGPDTPEELFALWAKSDSSRTRLMSTKFTHSAIGLAKDASGNEFWVQIFLEVP; the protein is encoded by the coding sequence ATGAAAATTTTAATTCTCTCACTTTTCTTCCTCGTAGCGTGTAAAACTCCCACCACCAATGATTTCAATCCACTTGATTCATACCTAAATATCAGCACCGGTGGTCTTTCTTCTCTTGGTGCGATGGGTGCCGAGTACATGGATATTGTGAATGTTAACCGTGGAAACCTGGGACTTCCGGCATTTATCGATTCTGACGCAATTGAGGCCGAGGCCACAAAGCACGCAGAGAATATGGCGAAAGGTCTAACTCCCTTTGGTACTTCTGGAAATGAAGAAAGATGCGCTCGAATCAAGACTGCCATGGGACAAGGAGTCAGTTGCGGGGAGATGGTGGCCCGAGGACCCGATACTCCTGAAGAACTTTTTGCTCTATGGGCGAAGAGTGATTCTAGTCGCACGAGACTCATGAGTACAAAATTTACTCATTCTGCGATAGGTCTCGCAAAGGATGCTAGTGGTAATGAGTTTTGGGTTCAGATCTTTTTAGAAGTGCCTTAA
- a CDS encoding zinc metalloprotease produces MKKLALVLTLITGTAFAHVPLHLDLEMTSAEYESLLKAQEENKKLPTKRDDPAITSTIKLGARLSKWIALINENRSVESAIRLTSPTTRRGIPIDKPNVYSPSIIAKEVAQTLEAMPGPMREVIAGNGDLPTTTTLDDETFILHARKLDRNYQSAARYKSVDSYRSEYKRAAAQDVRGYYYLTQNKIGAEELKDVAQIPGEKLPEIKDALYKICRNTPGTSQRSCEKALDRAFKNNTLPEYYSNYFAKAQKNWDDFFLIPSGGRRSDIKWYGTYAVVPFNTPEIPKFIPYLQNNIEDEFRWADWSLKMEFGSFRNGPRLKFEPGVVPHVNGLGGNEIVMDSNQPIEEYESQWTIRHEFGHVLGLPDCYHEFYDEGLEAYVNYQLDITDLMCSRAGDMKERIYLELKKAYDR; encoded by the coding sequence ATGAAAAAGTTGGCCCTCGTTTTAACACTTATTACTGGTACTGCCTTCGCTCATGTTCCTCTTCATCTTGATTTAGAGATGACCTCAGCTGAATATGAATCACTCCTAAAGGCCCAGGAAGAAAATAAAAAGTTACCGACCAAGCGTGATGATCCTGCGATTACCTCAACTATTAAGCTTGGTGCACGCTTGAGTAAGTGGATCGCACTCATTAATGAAAATCGCTCAGTTGAATCGGCCATTCGCCTAACTTCTCCGACAACTCGTCGTGGGATTCCCATTGATAAACCCAATGTCTACTCACCTTCCATCATTGCTAAAGAAGTAGCACAAACACTAGAGGCGATGCCGGGCCCAATGAGAGAAGTCATCGCAGGAAATGGTGATCTTCCTACCACAACAACTCTGGATGATGAGACCTTCATTCTTCATGCTCGCAAGCTTGATCGCAATTACCAAAGTGCTGCCCGCTACAAATCTGTAGACTCCTACCGAAGTGAATACAAAAGAGCGGCTGCCCAGGATGTGCGTGGTTACTATTATCTGACTCAAAATAAGATCGGCGCGGAAGAACTAAAAGATGTGGCGCAAATTCCGGGTGAAAAACTTCCGGAAATCAAAGATGCTCTATATAAGATCTGTCGTAATACTCCGGGGACATCTCAAAGAAGTTGTGAGAAGGCCCTCGACCGTGCCTTTAAAAACAATACACTTCCTGAGTATTACTCTAACTACTTCGCCAAGGCCCAGAAGAACTGGGACGACTTCTTCCTGATCCCATCTGGTGGACGCCGATCAGACATCAAGTGGTACGGAACATATGCTGTAGTTCCTTTCAACACGCCGGAGATTCCGAAATTTATTCCTTACCTTCAGAACAATATTGAAGATGAATTCCGTTGGGCGGACTGGTCACTTAAAATGGAATTCGGTTCGTTCAGAAACGGCCCACGTCTTAAGTTTGAACCAGGAGTGGTTCCCCATGTGAATGGTCTCGGTGGAAATGAAATCGTCATGGATTCAAATCAGCCGATTGAAGAGTATGAATCTCAATGGACCATCCGACATGAGTTCGGTCACGTGCTGGGTCTTCCGGATTGTTACCACGAATTTTATGATGAGGGCCTGGAGGCCTACGTAAACTACCAGTTGGATATCACGGATCTTATGTGCTCACGTGCCGGAGATATGAAAGAGCGCATTTACCTGGAGCTTAAGAAGGCCTACGACCGTTAA
- a CDS encoding M28 family metallopeptidase, producing MKLISLLSLFIMGLSAFAHDDRDWRTEYLSYLYLDYQFPQSVEEPKFRINVPFYKEKLAVLTGMSPVPGTQEKILERKSIKRLDLARTFLKNEFESLGFKVNLHYFGNGTNIIAEKLGTKSPEKILIVSAHIDSVGNAGANDDGTGVIGMLAIAKELSKKTYDYTIRFVGFDREEKGMAGSEVYAATLQNKSDIIGNINLEMLGHNSKKDGAFHIIDCDSILFANRAPKYGSDKLSAVMKEVIISLKLDLTVVRTCTGRSDHASFWKNKMPAIVISENFFGGDPDPCYHASCDVMDERINYPYIQKILEATLSTVEILISAEK from the coding sequence ATGAAACTCATCTCCCTCCTCTCACTATTCATTATGGGTCTCTCAGCGTTCGCTCATGACGACCGTGACTGGCGTACAGAGTACTTGTCTTACTTATACCTTGATTATCAATTCCCACAATCAGTAGAAGAGCCTAAGTTTCGAATTAATGTTCCTTTCTATAAAGAGAAGCTCGCCGTCCTCACAGGCATGTCTCCCGTACCTGGAACTCAAGAAAAAATCCTCGAGAGAAAAAGCATTAAGAGACTCGATCTGGCCCGTACATTTCTGAAGAACGAATTTGAGTCACTGGGATTTAAAGTTAATCTTCACTACTTCGGTAACGGCACCAACATAATTGCCGAAAAACTTGGAACAAAATCTCCCGAGAAAATTCTTATTGTATCGGCCCATATTGATTCAGTCGGAAACGCCGGTGCCAATGATGATGGAACAGGTGTTATTGGCATGCTTGCCATTGCTAAAGAGCTCTCAAAAAAAACCTATGACTACACCATTCGTTTTGTAGGATTTGATCGAGAAGAAAAAGGCATGGCCGGTTCGGAAGTGTATGCGGCGACTCTCCAGAATAAGTCAGACATCATCGGGAACATTAACCTTGAGATGCTGGGTCACAACTCTAAAAAAGATGGTGCATTCCATATCATTGATTGTGATTCCATCTTATTCGCCAATCGTGCTCCTAAATATGGCTCTGATAAACTATCGGCAGTGATGAAAGAAGTGATTATATCACTAAAGCTTGATCTTACAGTCGTCCGTACTTGTACGGGACGCAGTGACCATGCTTCTTTCTGGAAGAACAAAATGCCAGCAATTGTGATCTCTGAGAATTTCTTTGGCGGAGACCCGGACCCCTGCTATCACGCTTCTTGTGACGTGATGGATGAACGAATCAACTACCCTTACATTCAGAAGATTCTTGAAGCGACACTTAGTACGGTTGAAATTTTAATCAGTGCTGAGAAATAG